A genomic region of Seriola aureovittata isolate HTS-2021-v1 ecotype China chromosome 21, ASM2101889v1, whole genome shotgun sequence contains the following coding sequences:
- the LOC130162786 gene encoding gamma-crystallin M1-like has translation MADQGLDHSAVCQVELGWDPHGPRKLQEQAREYRTQRWWMWFFFLQSSFKPPGTVVPSLWIQIFSALFLCPQVQRSLFSRTVMMRWMGLKMLNQRSVESTFPNVIQYRGSYRLRIYERENFGGQMSELMDDCDNVMDCYRMSNCMSCHVMDRHWLMYEQPHYRGRMMYMRPGEYRSFMNMGMGNMKFMSMKRIMDSHY, from the exons ATGGCAGACCAGGGCTTAGACCATTCCGCTGTTTGTCAGGTTGAGTTGGGATGGGATCCGCATGGCCCAAGAAAACTGCAGGAACAGGCTCGGGAGTACCGTACCCagaggtggtggatgtggttTTTCTTCCTTCAGTCGTCGTTTAAACCTCCGGGCACAGTGGTCCCGAGCCTGTGGATCCAAATtttctccgctctcttcctctgcccacagGTCCAGCGATCATTGTTCTCTAGAACAGTTATGATGAGGTGGATGGGACTGAAAATGTTGAACCAGAGGAGTGTGGAGTCGACCTTCCCCAATGTTATACAG TACCGTGGCTCATACAGACTGAGGATCTATGAGAGGGAGAACTTTGGAGGCCAGATGTCCGAGCTGATGGACGACTGTGACAATGTCATGGATTGTTACCGCATGTCCAACTGCATGTCTTGCCACGTGATGGACAGACACTGGCTGATGTATGAGCAGCCCCACTACAGAGGCAGGATGATGTACATGAGGCCTGGAGAGTACAGGAGCTTCATGAACATGGGCATGGGCAACATGAAGTTCATGAGCATGAAGCGCATCATGGACTCTCACTATTAG